In the Capra hircus breed San Clemente chromosome 17, ASM170441v1, whole genome shotgun sequence genome, AATGGAAACCATGGAAAAGAGACCAGAATAGTAAAAAGCGGAGCCTGTCCCTGGGTGACCCAGCAGACATCCGAGGAAAGATtccgcacccccaccccagtattAGGGGCAGTCGCCCCCCGCCCACCGCCTTGGGAACCCGCCCTTACCGCTCTTGGGTTTAGACTCGCCGGCCGGCCCCGCCGAGGCGGAGCGAGGCGGCTGTTGCCCTTTGCTGCTGCCCGAAGAGGCGGAGGAGCTGCTGGAGCCGCTGTTCTTGTCCATGTCggaggcggtggcggcggcgctGGGAGAGCTCTGCGGCATCAACAGGGGccttggcggcggcggcggtcgGAGCGGAGCGGGCGCGGCGGGGACCCAGGCTCATGGCGTTCGGGGCCGGCGGGGGTCGGCGGCGGCAGCGGTTCTCGGTCTTCATGGCGACATTTTTCCCTGTTTCCTTTCTCGGCTTCTCAAACTGGAAGGAGAAGCGGCTGGAGGGGCTGTTGAGCCCAACGGCGGCGGGGaccaagaaggaggaggaggccggGGCTCGGAGGTCCGGGCCGGGCCTGGCGGGGCGGAGGCTGCGGGGGAAGGGGAGGCGAGGAGGGAGGGTGCGCGAGCCCCGCCGGCCGGCCGGACACGCTCTCCCGCCGCGGGGCAGCGGAGAGGGCTGGCTGTCTTGGTGTCGGGGACAGATGTCTCCGACACAGCTACCGACACTCGCCTCTGGGCCGAGGCCGAGCTGCTCCGGGAATGGCGACGAGTCGCCAAACAGCATCTCGAAGAACCCGGatggactatatatatagtgGAGGTGTGAGAGTGAAGCATGCTGGGAGATGTAGTTTTCTGTCTACATCCGGgtccagtgcttttttttttttttccttcttcctttctcaaaGTGTGAGAGAGCTTAGAGTGATTGGACTTGCAGTCCAGGTTTTAGTCTTATTACACTAATGCACgtaataataatataaactactaatcagttcagttcagtcgctcagtcgtgtccgactctgcgaccccatgggctgcagcacgccaggctttcctgtccatcaccaactcccggagcttgctcaaactcatgtccgtcaagtcggtgatgccatccaaccatctcaccctctgtcgtccccttctcctcctgccttcaatcttttccaacatcagggtcttttctaatgagtcagttctttgcatcaggtggccaaagtattggagcttcagcttcagcatcagtccttataatAAAGCATCCAAACATCGGACTACCTGTGGAATTCCTTTACTGACTCATTATTTTATAGTCCTTATTCTAATATTAATATCAATTTATTTATGGCTCTTATTCAATCtcctaataataatgataatagtgaCAATAATGACAATACTTTACATTTAATATCACTTCCTCATACAATTACTTCATTTTATTGTTGTCACTTATTAATATAAATCATTGTTAATATTTAATTTCGTcgttaataataatagttatccaactctttgggactccatggactgtggcctaccaagctcctctgtccatgggattttccaggcaagggtactggagtgggttgccattcccttctctggggatcttcctaacccagggattgaaaccgggtctccctcattgcaggcagacactttactacctgagccaccagagaagccctaataGTTATTAATGAGTGCTTCTTATTAGCAGACACTGCTCTGTGCAGTTTATATGAAGTATCACATCTTTCCTCACAATAACTCAAAGATGAGGAAATgggatcacacagctaataaatgatGTTCTCAACTACCTGTAAGATAAGCAATTCTCccttttacagataaggacactgagacttagaaaatgatataggtattttagaaattatatgaCACCCATCCATACTTTGAAACATTATAAATGATTCCTTCCAACCATAGCAGTTTGAGATTCAAAGGATCACAGGAAAACACtgtgaaaaagataaataattcttATAACAGTAAATAAGGTTAACCTTAGCTAGTTTGAAACCTATTATATGCCAGGCGCTGTGCTGAGAACAAAGAATTCCAAAATACATTAATGGGAGAATGTGATAAGGACTATAATAAAGTTAACACAAAATGCTGTCCAGAGGAGAGGCCTAAAGGAGAGAAGTACAAAAAGGAGGAGTAAAGGAGGACTTCCCCAGAGGTGATGTTATTTGAGCTGAGCATAGAAAGATGAGTGGAATTTCAGCAGTCATACATGAACAAATTAATAAACAGACAAAATCCTAGACATCTCCTAATTAGGCCCTTTGGGGTTTCTTTTTAATCATCATATGTTATACAAAACATTAATAAGTATATAGAAGTCAATTTCTTGAACTTAACAGTTTTAGCTGGGATAAAAGAAATTAGATACTAATCTCATATTTTCTAACGTTTCTTAAATGCCCTCCACCAGcccttatctttctttttcagttttttcccccacaaatcaTACTGAAATGAGAGAATGGCTACATAATACATCAAATTAAGTCTAGAAAATCCTAAAAGTCCATTTTTATGTATGACCAGATTTGGAAGATACACTAAGATTCCTAGGTGATTTTTTATCTCCTTTAACAAAGGTGTGGGAACTCTGATGACCTGGGTaaatcatttctttcttctatcactcttaaaagttagaaaaagagagaaagcccTGTGCAGTTCTTCCCAAATAAAGCAGTAGGTGTCCATCTGTTAGGCTACATTAAGCCAAGAAaagatttttcactttcaaagtagtTTCTCAGGGGCCTTGGCACTTTCTCCTTGTGAGAAAGTTTCTCATTCTCCTATGTTTCTCATTTACAGGAAACATATTTACAGAGAAGTAaagcaaaaacacacagaaatccaaataaaacTCACCACCTCCATCCTCTTTTCCGCAAGATGGTCTACATTACCCTTTCCATAGAAAATAATGGGAAAGTCTGAGGTTAAAGTAAAGCACTCATTCTGTGCCAGCTGGAGCTAGAAATGTAGTTTTGTAATAGTAGGAGACAGGCTGAATGGTGCTTAGTTGTGACTTACTAAATAGATGGATaccagaaggacttccctggtggtccagtggttaagaatccagcttcCATTGCAGGTGGCACAGATTGGATCCcaggtccaggaactaagatcctgcgtgctgcaggGCGTagccaaaaaagtaaataaataaaagtaggtTAAATACATACCAGAGCTTTCCTTCCCATTTGTGAACTTCCTAGGTTCATAAGATGGAAAGACCAGAGAACTGTCTTTCCTATGTCTATCATTCAGAGTAATCTAGCATAAATTTCTCAAGATTATTCTGCACATCCCTTTCATACAAATCACCAGAGAATTTCGATCAAAAAGATTCCTAGAATCCATTCTCAGTATCATTTACTGATTCAAAAGCTCCTTTTGCCCTCTTCCGCACCGGAAAAAGGGAGCTACCTGGTATCTCCGGAGTTAGTACTACCGATTAGAgattccttgatggctcagatggtaaagaatccgcctgtaatacaggagacgcaagagacgcggATTCGATCCGGACATGTAAGAGATCGGGGtatgatccctggattaggaaaatcccctggagaagggaatggctacccagtattctcgcctagagaattccatagacagaggagcctggcggactacagtccgtgggatcgctgAGTCGAACACGACACTAACACACACTACAGATTGGCAGGATTCAGAGACCTGGCATCTGGAGTGACTAGGGGCTCTCCCTAAGGTCCGTTGATTCCTTGTGAATTCTATATTTAATTTGAAGACGGAGAGAAAGGGATTTCGCGTACTCAAAGACGAAACAGCCTCAGGATCCCAGAGATCCTGCAGAGCTACTTAACATCAGGGTTCAAGACGCGTTCAGCTAATAATGTCTCCGGTCGGCCGCCGTCAGCCGTGATGCAACGCTGCGTCCTGTCTGACAGCGGTCACCCGACTGTCAAGATGGCAGCCCCCAGAAGCTGGGCTCTATGGAGCTTCTGCGGCCGTGGGTGGTCGCGGGCAGTGTCGGGCTACAGGCTCCCCGGGCTTCGTAGCTCCTCGCCCAGGGGCCCCCTGGGTGCACGGCTCTTGTCCCAAGAGAAGGAGGCAACCGAAACGCACTTTGGATTTGAGACTGTGtcggaagaggagaaggggggcaaAGGTGAAAGGGGTGAGAGGGTGAATGGGGAGGATCTGACCGTCTAGTTTCTTCTGCCGAAACCAAGGGTTGATTTACCGTACTGTGAGCTCcgctgaagggcttcccaggtggcgctagtggtgaagaatccactgggtcgggaagatcccctggaggagagcagggcaacccactccagtattattgtctggagaatccccgtgggcagaagagcctggcaggcggaCACGACTGCTTCAAGCCACTTAGCGCGCACGCACGCGCCTCTGATGCATTAACTTGTGCAGTCCTGACCTCCAAGGAGTACCCTTAGTCTGTCGCTGCCAAACTTAGAGCCTCCTCTTTTCAAGTAATTATCACAGAACCCGATCAATTGAGCATTTATGATGTGCAGACATTATTTACAATTCTCATTTCAACTTCCTGATGGTGAGTATTTTTATTCCATCTTACTCATGAGGAAATAGAGACAAAGGTTAAGCAAAACCTTGCCCAGTTTAACGTAGTAAGTGGTGGCACTACTATTCCAACCTAGTTCGGTCTGACTACTGAGCCCATATTGTTAATCTCTTGCTAAAGGGATTTCTTTATAGAAAGAAAGGAGGAGACTATTTTCTATTAATTATGTGCCTCAGCTTCCAAATTTGCCAGGTAGGGAAGATAGTAATTTCTTTCATAGAGTTCTTGTGAAGATTACATTACTTCATACACTAAGGAATTTTGAATAACGCCTGGCACTTCATAATTGCTCAATAAGTGTTAGATATTGTTCAGCACTTTCTTGGTTTTCAGCATAAGACTTGGGAAAAGAAAAGACCTGTTTTAAAATTCCAGCTGTACCATTTGTAATGAGAAAGGTATTATGGTCACATTACAGATAGATAAGGTGAGGCTCTGAGAGGTTGCTTAACTTGGCCTGTAGTCAcccaggaaataagaaaaagagcCTACAATTGAATTTTTTATCCTCTTATAGGCTAGTATATTGTATTACCTTTCACCTCAACCTTACTAAATACAGAGCTCTACTATAATTCCTTGAATATCAAATTTAAATTAACACATTTCATTGTGAATCCCCAGAAAGTTAAGACTCATTCATAACTGTGTTCTCAGCATTTGATGCACATTAGGAGCTTGATAACTGGTTGTGGGGTGAAGTAAGTGGAGCCAGGTAAAATGATAGTAAATTCCATAAGTTCATCTTCCCAAAGTTCCTGTGGCTGCAATTCCAAAATGTCTGGGGTGGCAGTATCAACATCCCCGTGGTCATGTGTCTCCTATGATTCCATTGACGTTCTGTTCAAATTTCACCTCTAAGGTTAtcccttttcattattttgttgcACTTTCATTTTTGTAGTCCAGCTTCCTCTTTCAGTTATCTGGTTTGCAAAATGCCACAGAGATTCCCAGCTGGGATCAGAAGGCAACACAGCTACATGCTTTGCTGTCTGCATGTGAATAAGGGATGTATAGTGACCAACCCCCTACAACTGTGAGAGAAGTGACATAATTGGTTTCTGATCGTGATGCATATCTCTTATTTATGCATGATTTATGGACTGAAGGACTACTAGCAAGATTTGTACTTTATGCAGTTACTCACAGTTAATATACCATTGTACTGAATGATGTTGCTAGAGGACTGGTGTTATTGAACTAAACCACAATAACCAAACTTCTTACATATTAGAACCACATAAAGCAAGAAGGGCTTATACTCAGTGAGTTGAGCCTCAGTATCTCTCTAAATATCCCAGATGTTCCAAAGCAAAGAGCAAGCTTATAGGATCCCAGGGTTGAGAATAGATATTCAAGATTGAGTGGAAGGAGGAGGGCTCTATTGTCTGCTGATTCAGCAGAGGACAGTAATGTTTTGGGTCTTAGCAGCACATTTCATCTGAGGAACTCAACATATCTCCCCTTCTTTACCTGATTCAGTCCTTTTGGCAGGTAGGTAGGAGGCTCGCACTGATAGTGTTATCTCATGAACAGAAATGGagatgcaaagaagttaaatgtaGCCTGTGCTTTGAAGCATCTTAGATAGTAAATTCCTTAACTCTTCAGCCAGTCCATATTCCACATTCTTCCTTGGTCCTGTGGAGTCACGAGAACCCTCTACAATTCAACTTGGCCCTGACTCACATCCTACCATTCATCTGCCCACCAAGTTGAACCTGAGGTTTTTCTCAGTGACACAGGCAGAGATGAGCTGAGGTCTTCCCATCCATTTTTCATGTCTTTCTAATGGATTTTGTTGTCTTTAATGATGATACTTTTAGAAAAACTCCAatccccccaccccttcctctaagaaatagaaatcagggaactccctggtggtccagtggttaggactcagcttgAGTCTcatccttggttagggaactaagatcccgcaagccatgtagtgtggccaaaaaagaaagtgATTTACTACTAGGTATGTGCATGGCATTACTGCAAGGTAATGGTCCTATGTGAAGCTAAGATAACAGAAAAGAGGTTGACTTATTTCTTACTTGAAGCAATTTAagcctttttaaattctttatttatttggataccctgggtcttagttgtggcaggcaggatcttccatcttccttgtagtatgcaaactcttagttgtggcatgtgggatgtagttccccAATCATGGATCAAACAAGggtgccctgcattgggagtgtggagtcctagccactagaccaccagggaagtccctagttaagcctttttttaaaatcGGTAACGTGCAGATTTGGGCATCAAGCATTATGTCTTGGCTCCACCTTGCAGATAGTTAATTTTATGGGGGGAACGGGGAACTTTCTTACATTTAGGACTTTTCCAGGTTAATATTAGTAGCCCAGTCATGTTGTATTTCTCTCATGTCAAGTCTATCAGGTGTTTGAAAGTGTGGCCAAGAAGTATGATGTGATGAATGATATGATGAGTCTTGGTATCCATCGTGTTTGGAAGGATTTGCTGCTCTGGAAGATGCGCCCGTTTCCTGGCACCCAGCTGTTGGATGTTGCTGGAGGCACAGGTAATGTCCAGTTTGTCCTTGGGTAACACTGAGCTCCTTTTATAAAAACTAGTTTCTCTTGTTGTAATGAGCTAGCTCATCTTCCATAAGGCTGAACATGGTGATTGAAAATCAATACACTTCTCAGAaagatttacttttttctttttttaattttatttatttaggttgtgctgggtcttccctgaAGCTCAGGCTTTTCTTTAATTgtagcgagcaggggctactctctagttgtgggcatggacttctcactgtggtggcttctcttgttgcagagcacaagctccagggtgcacagacttcagtagttatagcacgtgggctcagcagttgcggctccctGGCTCTACagcgtgggctcaatagttgtggcttagttgctccacagcatgtgggatcttccgggatCAGGGAGTGAACTCTTGtctgctggcaggtggattctttaccactaagccaccaggaagccctactGAATGCCAATCAAAAACACAGAATATCAACTTTGTGCCtgtcatttttctaaaattcagaAGATTACAAAGTAAACTGAccaatttttttcctccagtgtcCTTTCTAAACAactatttttgctttctgtttaacCTTTAGCCCACTTGCCCTCTTTCTTTGCTGAGGAAGGGAGGGGCTTTTATCATCTAAATTTTCAAGGCAGCCTTTTCTGCCTAATCTGCTATCATATCAGATATCAAAAGCTcttttattggggaaaaaaagcctCTTTTTATGCATGGTCCTTTGTTTCTTGGTGCACTCTAGGCATTTGGAGAGAAAAATGTCATATAATATAATAATCTATACTAATAGGATAATGTATAATAATAAACTGCAATAGAATAATGTTCATGTTTATGTTTGGCTTTGCTGGTGTGATCCTCTTCCTaaaaggaagcacagagggcagtGAGGTAGAGGACATTAGCAGAATCTATCAAAATCTAAAATGCTTTTTAGTCTAGGGCCCCACAATTCCAATTCTAGACatttaatctgaaaaaagaaaacaaacttgcaCAGAGATATAGCTACAGAAAAGTTTCAGTCAGAGCTGCCACCATCTCCAGTGCACCCCAGCCAGTAACATTACCACATGCCAACAACTGCCCATTtagaaaatgcaattaaaaagtaagccaatatatttaaaaagacatttaaaacatACAGTAACAAATATGCTCACACTGCATAATTTTTAGTAACAGTGAAAAGTCGGAAGTAACCTATTTCTACCTCAGCGAAGAAATGACTTTAAGATACATcaatactataaaatattaatattaggtagctatttaaaagaatgagaaaagcCTATGAATACTGATAGAACAGTATCAAGGACATATTAaatgggaaaaaagggaaaaaaagaaaagttatataCACTGGATATAATATAACCttcatttatgtttttaagtTGTTTCATGTGAgtacatataattatatttaaatttataggaAAGTGACTGAAGAATACCTAATTggatggagaaaatggaaaaccTAAGGCTGTATTTCTTACAAACAGtgtaagaagaaaacaaagacaaggAAACAGCATTATAAAAAGGGAAATATGATCCTGAAAGCACTGGCTTTACCTAAACAATATTTATGACGTGGTCACAATAATGTAAACACttgattttctgcttttaaaCTCAAACCATCAACAAAGCACAGAAAACATAGAGCTATAGAACAAATACAATGTTATCAGGCTTGAcagaacatatacacacacacatacatatatatatatacacacacacacgcacatatatatataatggaaggTTGAAAGGAATCAAAAGATACTATCTATAGTTGATGGAATAATAAAACAAGGTGAGAGGGATAAACTTGgaatgggattaacagatatattcctctacatataaaataagcaacaaggaccttctatatagcacaaggaactatagtcaatatcttgtaataagccataatggaaaagactcggaaaatgaaaatatacgtGCAATTGAGTCGtcttgctatatacctgaaacgttgtaaatcaactgtactcctaattaaaaaattaaaattaaaaaaaagaaaatctagattAGTTTATTACTCCAGGTTACACAGCTATCTGTGAGGAACTATTAAAAGTGATATAAATATATTGGGAGGACAGAGGCAAGCAGAGATGGGGGCAGGATAGCTCtataaattttttgaggaaagaaATAGCTGTAACCAACAGAAGAAACCGCTAAAGGGATTGGGAAAGATGGTCTGTGGGGAACTGAGCTGGTTATGGGAAGTGGTGGGGCAGTGAGTTGTTGTTGCTTATGAGTGTACCTTCATGTTACCgtcacaaaaattattagaaaaagacTAGGAAGCAGTACACTCAGCTCTTCCCACTTGTTATGTCTGGAGAGTGTGGATATGGCAACTTTCATGTTTTAGTCTATATATTTAAGTATTGAGCCTTTTAGAGTAAGAATGTGTCCATGCATTACATATACAGGTTTTAaaggttttttaatttaaagaatcttAGCAGTTAAAAaattgctgttaaaaaaaaatgaactattgAAATGAGTACAGCCTTTCAGTTTTCACAGACTCCTCAGCCCCTGTACCTTTGCTGCTCGTGCTGGGTCTAAGAAATGCTGCAGTTgtgtttgtgtttgatctttcCTCCTGTTGGCTTCCCGCAGGTGACATCGCATTCCGCTTCCTTAATTATGTTCAGGCGCAGCAtcagagaaagcagaagaggCAGTTAAGGGCCCAACAAAATTTATCCTGGGAAGAAATTGCCAGGAAGTACCAGAATGAAGAGGATTCCTTGGGTGGTTCTCGTGTCATGGTCTGTGACATCAACAAGGAGATGCTAAAGATTGGAAAACAGAAAGCCCATGCTCAAGGATACAAAGCTGGTAAGTCCTGCAGAAAGTGGGCCTGGAGGAGATGTTTGTAAGATGGAACGTGTACAATGCTGAAGTGCTTTCTCTTCCAGATTTCAAAAACTTATAGATACATAGGAGTGGGAGATAATTTGTCGGGCCCAGCATGTATACTATTGCATGTGTTATTTCAGCAACCAGTTATCAGCCTCAAGTCACAGGGGAGACAACccagacccagagaggttaagtatctTATTCAAGTCACACAGTTTAAATGGCAGAGCCGAAATGTGGACTGACTCTTTGGGTCTCAGCTCTTGGACCCTGAGACAGAAGTTTGGCTTTCAATTCCCAGCAGCTCTCTGATGACCCCAATTCTTGAGCCATTTCATCCCTCTCCCAAAACTAAGCTCTGCCTCAGCTTTCCAACCTGGCGGCACCCAGCCAATGACCAAGGATCCATGGTGCTCCCGGGCCTGAACATATGCCACGTGGGGCTCTCTTCACAGGCAGTCTTTGTTCCAGAACCCCCTGTTGGGTTGGCTGGGGCTTTCTCAGGTCTGCATCAAGGTCTCATGGCTCTTCCCACACATCcttgcttcctcttctttttatttttattctggatgtctcccctcccccccaaccaccacccccccacctcccagaaAATGAAACTGCTCTCCTACCTCTATTTCAGCATGGGTTTCTCAGAGGGCACAGCTGATGCAGTTGAAGAATCACCCGTAAATGGTACTCTTCAAACTTCCCTCGCACAGTCTGCTGTTCAGCCAAGGGGAAAGTGACTGGGTATCTCCAGGCAGCTGCTGCAGCTCCCAGATGGACAGTTTCTGCTCTAGCTTAAAGACACACGTTTTACATTTGGCTTtctctttcaatattttgaaatacttttgCCCCAGTGTTTTGCCTCAGTAGATGTACTGATCTGGCAGCTGCAGCATGTTTACCCAGCTTTTCAGAGCCACTGTACTGCCCTCTTCCACACTGGTCGAGCACTGCAGGCAGCCCCGGTGAGAAGCAGTGGCACCCAACAAAAAACCCACGTCCCTCGGGTCAACATCAGCacttctctcctcccccaccacctccctaCCACGAGTGTCTACGGTTATT is a window encoding:
- the COQ5 gene encoding 2-methoxy-6-polyprenyl-1,4-benzoquinol methylase, mitochondrial isoform X2, with product MAAPRSWALWSFCGRGWSRAVSGYRLPGLRSSSPRGPLGARLLSQEKEATETHFGFETVSEEEKGGKVYQVFESVAKKYDVMNDMMSLGIHRVWKDLLLWKMRPFPGTQLLDVAGGTGDIAFRFLNYVQAQHQRKQKRQLRAQQNLSWEEIARKYQNEEDSLGGSRVMVCDINKEMLKIGKQKAHAQGYKAGLAWILGDAEELPFDDDKFDVYTIAFGIRNVTHIDQALQEAHRVLKPGGRFLCLEFSQVNNPLLSRLYDVYSFQVIPVLGEVIAGDWKSYQYLVESIRQFPSQEEFKEMIEDAGFQKVTYENLTSGIVAIHSGFKL
- the COQ5 gene encoding 2-methoxy-6-polyprenyl-1,4-benzoquinol methylase, mitochondrial isoform X1, with protein sequence MAAPRSWALWSFCGRGWSRAVSGYRLPGLRSSSPRGPLGARLLSQEKEATETHFGFETVSEEEKGGKGERVYQVFESVAKKYDVMNDMMSLGIHRVWKDLLLWKMRPFPGTQLLDVAGGTGDIAFRFLNYVQAQHQRKQKRQLRAQQNLSWEEIARKYQNEEDSLGGSRVMVCDINKEMLKIGKQKAHAQGYKAGLAWILGDAEELPFDDDKFDVYTIAFGIRNVTHIDQALQEAHRVLKPGGRFLCLEFSQVNNPLLSRLYDVYSFQVIPVLGEVIAGDWKSYQYLVESIRQFPSQEEFKEMIEDAGFQKVTYENLTSGIVAIHSGFKL
- the COQ5 gene encoding 2-methoxy-6-polyprenyl-1,4-benzoquinol methylase, mitochondrial isoform X3, with the translated sequence MMCRHYLQFSFQLPDVYQVFESVAKKYDVMNDMMSLGIHRVWKDLLLWKMRPFPGTQLLDVAGGTGDIAFRFLNYVQAQHQRKQKRQLRAQQNLSWEEIARKYQNEEDSLGGSRVMVCDINKEMLKIGKQKAHAQGYKAGLAWILGDAEELPFDDDKFDVYTIAFGIRNVTHIDQALQEAHRVLKPGGRFLCLEFSQVNNPLLSRLYDVYSFQVIPVLGEVIAGDWKSYQYLVESIRQFPSQEEFKEMIEDAGFQKVTYENLTSGIVAIHSGFKL